In Listeria monocytogenes, the following proteins share a genomic window:
- a CDS encoding nucleoside triphosphate pyrophosphohydrolase family protein, translating into MTLNEYQRKSMRTNIAHGEGDTMGLLNYALGAAGEAGEVADIIKKHAFHGHELNRQDLISELGDVMWYVSQLAVILGISLEEIAKNNVTKLEARYPNGFSEKDSINRKEDA; encoded by the coding sequence ATGACTTTAAATGAATATCAGCGAAAGTCGATGCGAACAAATATAGCGCACGGTGAAGGAGACACAATGGGTCTGCTAAATTATGCATTGGGGGCAGCAGGCGAGGCAGGAGAGGTAGCTGATATAATCAAAAAGCACGCCTTTCATGGACACGAACTGAATAGACAGGATTTAATATCCGAGCTTGGCGATGTAATGTGGTACGTTTCTCAGTTAGCTGTAATACTGGGGATTAGTCTAGAAGAGATAGCAAAGAACAATGTGACGAAGTTAGAAGCTAGATATCCGAATGGGTTTAGTGAGAAAGACAGCATCAATAGAAAGGAAGATGCTTAA
- a CDS encoding HNH endonuclease, with protein MILLDDMTRFYNSKEWKKVRAKARERDNHECQLCKLEGSQSKCEAVHHIKEVREHPELALTLSNLVCVCKMHHNKEHPEKLQKQKKKFANEERW; from the coding sequence ATGATACTGCTAGATGACATGACTCGGTTCTACAACTCCAAGGAGTGGAAGAAGGTAAGAGCAAAAGCAAGAGAGCGAGACAATCATGAATGTCAACTCTGCAAGCTGGAAGGTAGTCAGAGTAAATGCGAAGCTGTTCATCACATCAAAGAAGTGCGAGAGCATCCAGAACTAGCGTTGACACTAAGTAACCTAGTCTGCGTCTGCAAGATGCATCACAACAAAGAACATCCAGAAAAACTACAGAAACAAAAAAAGAAATTCGCCAACGAAGAGCGCTGGTAA
- a CDS encoding P27 family phage terminase small subunit, with product MAENKSWEILAKSQSYKQRRGKIRNSLLKHLEVKDAKREPFLDIVEQYMSLWDTACQLELDISERGVVVVGMHGMKKNDSVPEQQKVNKQMLSILAYLDMNPEAAADVTGGDIDDTV from the coding sequence ATGGCAGAAAATAAAAGCTGGGAAATTTTAGCAAAATCACAGAGTTACAAACAAAGGCGTGGTAAAATCAGAAATTCACTTTTGAAACATTTAGAGGTGAAGGATGCAAAAAGAGAGCCTTTCTTAGATATAGTAGAGCAGTACATGTCATTGTGGGATACCGCATGCCAGCTAGAGCTCGATATATCAGAACGCGGAGTTGTTGTAGTAGGCATGCACGGCATGAAGAAAAATGACTCTGTCCCAGAACAGCAAAAAGTCAATAAGCAAATGCTTAGTATTCTCGCATATCTCGACATGAATCCAGAGGCGGCAGCAGATGTTACAGGCGGGGATATAGATGATACCGTATAA